A single region of the Anopheles funestus chromosome X, idAnoFuneDA-416_04, whole genome shotgun sequence genome encodes:
- the LOC125761683 gene encoding transferrin produces the protein MKSCITVWLALLVAGAFGVPAVDRRDVQDAAKFRWCVPAELLDDCVRLTGTAAVPIGCVGGIDRLDCLRKVQNRQADYLVADPEDVYVASHFDNQDFVVFSELRTAEEPTAMFRYEGIMLVRASDNFHSLADLRGKRSCHTGFGRNVGYKIPVTRLQRAGVLKLPPGDGSLSPVERELAGLSELFSASCLPGSYSSDAGIDRLLKGRYANLCERCNQPQQCAKDDRYAGYEGAIRCLVENGGDVAFSKTIYVRKYFGLPVTPGGLPVPALNPSARAEDFVYLCENGTTRPIADGQPVCSWAQRPWQVLLGNGDLSGAGLQELQTLGQQLHRYWTDPNNQVSDADRRTAQKLWIDQKAPIVDRQNTVAPREYLAQANYAEVIEREGRFGNVLRLCVVSEDERQKCELMRQAAYSRDIRPALQCVLKTADACVAAVRDGTQADVVVLRQPNVELKPLMWETYDDVMVAIADKTITNERLRSGPVALDSSNEQAAAAARILSSKLPSLRVVDVNSPDGVSAPIRIVRSKTLTENQDNTDKVLVCVDLSFQPLSNVANCHLESNLNSERNAAAIYVRQDVDEALQDSVVHAFTALSEAFGRGHSKEQVFRMFGPFRLRDGEVKEHLIFHDYASELAVSK, from the exons ATGAAATCCTGTATTACGGTTTGGTTAGCCCTGTTAGTAGCAGGTGCTTTCGGTGTACCTGCGGTAGATAGACGGGATGTCCAGGATGCGGCCAAATTTCGCTGGTGTGTACCGGCCGAGCTATTGGATGATTGTGTACGTTTAACCGGTACCGCTGCAGTTCCGATCGGATGTGTAGGTGGGATCGATCGTCTAGACTGCTTGCGTAAAGTGCAGAACCGCCAGGCGGATTACCTCGTGGCAGATCCGGAGGATGTTTACGTTGCGTCACACTTCGACAATCAGGATTTTGTCGTATTCAGTGAACTGCGCACGGCCGAAGAACCGACAGCCATGTTCCGTTACGAGGGTATTATGCTGGTGCGGGCGTCCGATAACTTCCACAGCTTGGCTGATCTGCGCGGCAAGCGTTCCTGTCATACCGGGTTCGGGCGTAATGTGGGATATAAAATTCCGGTAACACGGCTGCAGCGTGCCGGCGTGCTAAAGCTACCCCCAGGGGACGGATCGTTATCACCGGTCGAGCGAGAGTTGGCCGGTCTGTCGGAGCTGTTCAGTGCGTCGTGTTTACCGGGTAGCTACTCCTCCGATGCCGGTATCGATCGATTACTGAAGGGTCGCTACGCGAACCTTTGCGAACGTTGCAATCAGCCGCAACAATGTGCCAAAGATGATCGGTATGCCGGGTATGAGGGAGCTATACGATGTTTGGTAGAGAATGGTGGTGACGTGGCATTCAGCAAGACCATATACGTCCGCAAGTACTTCGGGCTGCCCGTGACGCCTGGTGGTTTGCCTGTGCCCGCACTTAATCCAAGCGCACGAGCCGAAGACTTCGTCTATCTGTGTGAGAACGGCACAACTCGTCCGATTGCCGACGGACAACCAGTTTGTTCCTGGGCTCAACGTCCTTGGCAGGTACTACTCGGCAATGGTGATCTGAGTGGTGCAGGATTGCAGGAACTGCAGACACTCGGACAACAGCTTCATCGTTACTGGACCGATCCGAACAACCAAGTATCCGATGCGGACCGACGCACGGCTCAGAAGCTCTGGATTGACCAGAAGGCACCGATAGTGGATCGACAAAATACGGTAGCACCTCGCGAATACCTCGCGCAGGCTAACTACGCGGAAGTGATCGAACGTGAAGGACGCTTCGGTAACGTGCTACGACTCTGCGTCGTATCCGAAGATGAGCGCCAGAAATGTGAGCTGATGCGTCAAGCTGCATATTCGCGGGACATTCGTCCTGCACTGCAGTGCGTCCTAAAGACAGCCGACGCATGTGTGGCCGCAGTACGCGATGGTACCCAAGCCGATGTGGTTGTCCTGAGGCAACCCAATGTCGAGCTGAAGCCACTCATGTGGGAAACGTATGATGACGTAATGGTGGCGATAGCTGATAAGACAATTACCAACGAGCGTCTGCGGAGCGGCCCAGT TGCATTGGATTCATCGAATGAACAGGCGGCAGCAGCGGCAAGAATACTTTCTTCGAAGCTACCCTCGCTGCGGGTAGTTGATGTCAATTCACCCGACGGTGTATCCGCCCCGATTCGTATCGTGCGCTCCAAAACATTGACGGAAAATCAGGACAACACGGATAAAGTACTCGTTTGTGTAGATCTAAGCTTTCAACCACTCTCGAACGTAGCAAACTGTCACCTGGAGTCGAATCTCAACTCCGAGCGCAATGCAGCTGCCATCTACGTCCGGCAGGATGTGGATGAAGCCTTGCAGGATAGTGTCGTGCACGCGTTTACCGCTTTGTCCGAAGCATTTGGACGCGGACATTCGAAGGAGCAAGTGTTTCGCATGTTTGGACCATTCCGGCTCCGGGACGGCGAGGTGAAGGAACATTTGATCTTCCACGACTACGCATCAGAACTGGCCGTCAGCAAATAG